Proteins from a genomic interval of Candidatus Aquicultor sp.:
- the nuoB gene encoding NADH-quinone oxidoreductase subunit NuoB: MRKFRCKRICRPKVTIKDLDRRPPSYADRWAPMLAGNGCSGCMACAEVCPTGAIAFNNSGQILFKHDACIACRACTDLCEPGVLILGPGIGGAVTRSELSYVGSTDKASADEPAIRPLKTPGPSKTIKIFAKSMHVREVDCGSCNACELEIAAISNPVYDAERFGISFVASPRHADVLFVTGSVTRQMELALNKTMAATPSPKLVVAVGACACSGGLFGNTQFAGAGVDASIKVDIYIPGCPPSPRAILSSIRGLQRGTITRSEHDHSR, translated from the coding sequence TTGCGAAAGTTTAGATGCAAGCGAATTTGCAGGCCTAAAGTAACAATTAAAGATTTAGATCGACGGCCGCCGTCTTATGCCGACCGTTGGGCTCCAATGTTGGCTGGCAACGGCTGTTCGGGTTGTATGGCGTGTGCGGAGGTTTGCCCGACGGGTGCGATAGCGTTCAACAACAGCGGTCAAATACTATTTAAGCATGATGCGTGTATCGCTTGTCGGGCGTGCACAGATCTTTGCGAGCCCGGAGTTCTTATCTTGGGACCCGGAATTGGCGGTGCCGTAACACGAAGTGAACTATCATATGTTGGTTCAACCGATAAAGCCTCGGCGGATGAACCGGCCATACGACCCTTAAAAACCCCGGGACCCTCCAAAACCATAAAGATATTTGCCAAATCGATGCATGTGCGGGAAGTTGACTGCGGTAGTTGTAATGCTTGTGAGCTTGAAATCGCTGCTATCAGTAATCCTGTCTACGACGCGGAAAGGTTTGGCATCAGCTTCGTAGCTTCTCCGCGACATGCCGATGTCTTATTTGTTACCGGCTCGGTTACCAGGCAAATGGAGCTTGCACTCAATAAAACGATGGCTGCGACACCAAGCCCGAAGCTCGTCGTAGCGGTTGGGGCTTGTGCTTGCTCCGGAGGGTTATTCGGGAATACGCAGTTTGCCGGAGCGGGGGTTGATGCGTCTATCAAAGTAGATATTTATATCCCTGGATGCCCGCCTAGCCCGCGTGCTATATTAAGCAGCATTCGGGGCTTGCAGCGGGGCACTATCACCAGGAGCGAACACGATCATAGTCGCTGA
- a CDS encoding hydrogenase 4 subunit F: MNLAIALLFMPLITAALCIVVRRPTIAEKIAAAGSILTLMLGIAVAWEVSTNGNIYGNGGYIAVDQLSMLMVLLITSIGTGAILFSLSYIKEEVEHGRFNRDRVRWYYAILNFFVLAMLLAVVTDNLGMFWVAMELTTLTSALMVSFYRTRASLEAAWKYVIICSAGISFALLGTVLTYYSSLAGTTGTLNWSELMQHASRLNPVTIRLAFIFILVGYGTKAGLVPMHTWLPDAHSLAPTPVSGLLSGVLLSCAMYGIIRYDAFTVRAVGTTYPGTLLIAFGLISILTAALFMLVQKDYKRLLAYSSIEHMGIIVFALGLGSKLALYGAIFHLINHAISKSTLFFIAGRINHIFRSKQIGRIRGVIGVTPVTGSFFAAGVLAIAGAPPFGLFTSEFIILSGGFSAGKAVVSAVALLSIVIAFSGLTYYLSRITFGPRTNRPISDSRYRLPVVIFAVGLSSMALVGLYIPLWLNNLLENIARSLGGV; the protein is encoded by the coding sequence ATGAATCTCGCTATCGCTTTATTGTTCATGCCGTTAATAACTGCTGCACTCTGTATCGTTGTGCGGCGACCTACGATTGCCGAGAAAATTGCCGCCGCCGGTTCAATTCTTACGCTCATGCTAGGAATTGCGGTTGCTTGGGAAGTATCGACTAACGGCAACATATACGGCAACGGGGGATATATAGCGGTCGACCAGCTCAGCATGCTTATGGTGTTACTGATAACATCGATTGGTACCGGCGCAATTCTCTTTTCGCTTAGCTATATTAAAGAAGAGGTTGAGCACGGGCGTTTTAACCGCGACCGCGTCCGGTGGTACTACGCTATATTAAATTTCTTTGTGCTCGCAATGCTGCTCGCTGTGGTTACCGACAATCTGGGAATGTTTTGGGTTGCTATGGAGCTGACCACTTTGACGTCTGCGCTGATGGTTTCATTTTATCGAACCCGAGCTTCGCTCGAAGCTGCATGGAAATATGTAATTATATGCTCTGCCGGTATCAGTTTCGCGCTTTTAGGAACCGTGTTAACGTATTATTCATCTCTTGCCGGAACAACCGGGACGCTTAACTGGTCGGAACTAATGCAGCATGCATCCCGGCTTAATCCTGTGACCATTCGGCTTGCCTTCATATTCATTCTGGTGGGGTACGGCACGAAAGCCGGATTAGTGCCGATGCATACCTGGCTGCCGGACGCGCATAGCCTAGCGCCGACCCCGGTGAGCGGATTGTTGTCGGGTGTGTTATTAAGTTGCGCCATGTATGGGATCATTCGATACGATGCTTTCACGGTCCGTGCAGTCGGCACTACCTACCCCGGAACGCTATTAATCGCTTTTGGGCTGATAAGTATATTAACGGCCGCATTATTTATGCTGGTACAAAAGGATTACAAGCGTCTGCTTGCATATTCGAGCATCGAACACATGGGTATCATAGTGTTTGCGCTCGGTTTAGGAAGTAAGCTGGCACTATACGGCGCGATCTTTCATCTCATCAATCATGCGATAAGCAAGTCGACCCTCTTTTTTATCGCCGGCCGTATAAACCATATCTTTCGTTCTAAGCAGATCGGGCGCATACGAGGGGTTATTGGAGTAACCCCCGTAACAGGTTCGTTTTTTGCCGCCGGGGTTCTGGCCATTGCAGGAGCACCGCCTTTCGGTCTCTTTACCAGCGAATTCATCATCCTTAGTGGCGGTTTTAGCGCGGGCAAAGCGGTCGTAAGTGCCGTAGCACTGCTCTCAATTGTTATAGCGTTTAGCGGTCTGACATATTATCTAAGCCGGATAACGTTCGGACCACGCACAAACAGACCGATTTCTGATTCGCGATACCGCCTGCCCGTAGTGATATTTGCAGTCGGTCTCAGCTCGATGGCGCTGGTAGGCCTGTATATTCCACTTTGGCTTAACAACCTATTAGAGAACATCGCTCGTTCTCTCGGGGGTGTTTAA
- a CDS encoding NADH-quinone oxidoreductase subunit H, giving the protein MELLSTKIAVVLGHALFVVLIAPLFTALMKKVKAYFQCRRGPGLLQGYYDIWKLLKKDAVVSEHASWVFKAAPYIIFSATFTAAMIVPSFIAVLPTSAFGDAIVVIYLLGLARFFTALAGLDTGSSFGGMGSSREMMISSLAEPVTMTGIFVLAADVGSTNFSDIVAKSLSMGYAQPAYILLALAFLIIAMAETSRIPVDNPATHLELTMVHEAMILEYTGRDLALIEWAGAMKLTLLLTIIANVFFPWGIAQSISRPAIVIGITAITIKLILLAVGIATIESSIAKLRLFRVPELIGGAFALAMLALIIKVTGLG; this is encoded by the coding sequence ATGGAACTATTATCAACGAAAATTGCTGTGGTGCTCGGGCATGCACTGTTTGTAGTCCTGATAGCGCCGCTTTTTACCGCGTTAATGAAGAAGGTTAAAGCGTATTTTCAATGCAGAAGAGGCCCGGGTTTGTTGCAGGGTTACTACGATATTTGGAAGCTCTTAAAAAAAGATGCCGTGGTATCCGAGCATGCCTCATGGGTTTTTAAGGCCGCCCCCTATATTATATTTTCCGCGACCTTCACCGCCGCTATGATTGTTCCTTCATTTATTGCAGTGCTGCCAACGAGCGCTTTCGGCGACGCAATAGTCGTTATCTATTTGCTTGGATTGGCACGGTTCTTCACCGCGCTCGCGGGGTTAGATACCGGCAGTTCATTTGGCGGAATGGGGAGCAGCCGTGAGATGATGATCTCGTCGCTTGCCGAACCGGTTACTATGACGGGAATATTTGTGCTTGCAGCCGATGTCGGTTCAACCAACTTCAGTGATATTGTTGCAAAATCGCTCTCAATGGGATACGCACAACCGGCGTATATTTTATTAGCCCTGGCGTTCCTGATCATAGCAATGGCCGAAACGAGCCGTATACCTGTCGATAATCCGGCTACGCATCTCGAACTTACGATGGTGCACGAGGCGATGATACTCGAATACACCGGTCGCGATTTGGCACTTATAGAATGGGCGGGAGCAATGAAGCTTACGCTGCTCCTCACAATTATTGCGAACGTCTTTTTTCCATGGGGCATTGCGCAATCGATCAGCCGGCCGGCTATTGTAATCGGTATTACTGCTATAACTATAAAGCTGATTTTATTGGCGGTCGGTATCGCTACTATCGAATCATCGATCGCAAAACTCAGGCTTTTTAGGGTACCGGAACTTATCGGGGGAGCCTTTGCTCTAGCAATGCTCGCCCTCATCATAAAGGTTACAGGGTTGGGATAG
- a CDS encoding NADH-quinone oxidoreductase subunit C: protein MATTKCIRNTEDIMRVILGNTNEYHGEAREIVTDSELAFLPELALGIVEKLNGTLQFIFAEDNRSQNNAFSLHHVFSIPSHRCMLHVMSEIPADTPEFPSLALRLPSANWHERKIADMLGLTPVGHPDPRRLVLHEDWPEGLYPWRTDFDQTQAVPRVEGTYMFHKIDGEGVFEIPVGPVHAGIIEPGHFRFSSVGEKILYLELRLFYKHRGIERFMEGRSLLEGAIAAERISGDETIANAVAYSQAVERALGLAIPERAKRLRAVLLELERTHCHLADIGGAVTDVAFAVGAAKAAILREKVLDLCERISGSRFMRGMIVPGGLRRDLNNRAVLQVANFIEVELCAVQELESSIFSRSSIVDRFTRTGSLSAEHALKLGVVGPIARASGVPVDARINYPYGFYTMYPLGLITRSEGDVASRVKLKFDEIRQSLAVIKAALDGIEQGAIYGDDEATIIHSQALGWVEAPRGQAICWVEITETSKIAQCRWRTPSFSNWPALPLALQGDIVPDFPLVNKSFNLSYAGNDL, encoded by the coding sequence ATGGCAACGACTAAATGTATAAGAAACACTGAAGATATTATGCGCGTGATACTCGGCAATACCAACGAATATCATGGCGAAGCACGCGAAATAGTGACCGATAGCGAACTTGCGTTTTTACCGGAGCTGGCGCTAGGCATTGTTGAGAAACTGAACGGGACGCTGCAATTCATTTTTGCTGAGGATAACCGGTCGCAAAACAATGCGTTCTCGTTGCACCACGTCTTCAGTATCCCGTCTCACCGTTGCATGCTGCATGTAATGAGCGAGATACCGGCTGATACTCCGGAGTTCCCGTCACTAGCGCTGCGGCTTCCATCGGCAAACTGGCACGAGCGAAAGATTGCAGATATGCTTGGGCTTACACCCGTCGGGCACCCCGATCCGAGGCGTCTCGTGCTTCATGAAGACTGGCCGGAAGGGCTCTATCCATGGCGGACCGACTTTGATCAAACCCAAGCGGTCCCGCGTGTCGAAGGCACATATATGTTCCATAAGATAGATGGTGAGGGCGTCTTTGAAATTCCGGTCGGTCCGGTTCATGCGGGCATTATCGAGCCGGGGCACTTTCGGTTTAGCTCGGTGGGCGAAAAAATCCTCTATTTGGAACTGCGCTTGTTCTATAAACACCGTGGAATAGAACGGTTTATGGAGGGAAGATCTCTGCTCGAAGGAGCGATTGCCGCCGAGCGTATATCCGGTGATGAGACCATTGCGAACGCAGTTGCATATAGCCAGGCGGTCGAGCGTGCCTTAGGTTTGGCGATACCCGAGCGCGCTAAAAGGCTGCGGGCGGTGCTCTTGGAGTTGGAACGAACCCATTGTCACCTTGCGGATATCGGTGGGGCTGTCACCGATGTAGCTTTTGCCGTAGGCGCTGCAAAAGCCGCTATTTTGCGTGAAAAAGTACTGGATTTGTGCGAGAGAATTTCCGGCAGTAGGTTCATGCGGGGAATGATCGTTCCGGGGGGCCTTCGTAGGGACCTCAATAATAGGGCAGTGCTGCAGGTAGCGAACTTCATAGAAGTGGAGCTATGCGCTGTGCAGGAGCTTGAGAGCAGCATATTTAGTCGCAGTTCGATAGTAGACAGATTTACGAGAACCGGTTCGCTCAGCGCCGAACATGCGCTTAAACTGGGTGTTGTAGGCCCGATTGCACGGGCAAGCGGTGTTCCGGTTGATGCAAGAATTAACTACCCGTATGGTTTTTATACGATGTACCCACTAGGGCTTATCACTCGTTCCGAGGGCGATGTTGCTTCCAGGGTCAAGCTAAAGTTTGACGAGATCCGACAATCTCTCGCGGTAATCAAAGCCGCACTCGACGGCATTGAGCAAGGCGCGATTTATGGCGATGATGAGGCAACAATAATCCATAGCCAAGCATTAGGTTGGGTCGAAGCCCCACGGGGGCAGGCCATTTGTTGGGTTGAGATAACAGAGACCTCAAAGATTGCTCAATGTCGTTGGAGAACGCCTTCGTTCAGCAACTGGCCGGCGTTACCGTTGGCGCTCCAAGGTGATATTGTTCCCGATTTTCCTCTGGTTAATAAAAGCTTTAATCTATCATACGCCGGTAATGATCTTTAG